From one Salinibacterium hongtaonis genomic stretch:
- a CDS encoding phytoene/squalene synthase family protein translates to MAQQEGSTGTGMGAHMPQQVGHNGVVETNGSSTRFDLYTRVCEQAAAVVIQQYSTSFGAATRLLPVAVRRHISNIYALVRVADEVVDGASADAGLTPALAGRALDDLEAQTEEAIGSGYSTNPIVHAFATTAREVGFGADLTRPFFASMRADLTEVVHDPDSFSAYVYGSAEVIGLMCLEAFLVGHDRSEQQLVELTAGARALGAAFQKINFLRDLGDDYEALGRSYFPAVSVEGFTEADKSAILDDIDSDLRVSLASLPLLPSQSRRAVCLAQSLFTELARRLRSTPASEIVQVRVSVPTAVKARLVAQAMAGRMPRA, encoded by the coding sequence GTGGCACAGCAGGAAGGTTCGACCGGCACGGGAATGGGGGCACACATGCCGCAGCAGGTGGGTCACAATGGTGTCGTGGAGACCAACGGCTCGTCGACGCGGTTCGATCTCTACACGCGTGTGTGTGAGCAGGCTGCGGCCGTGGTCATCCAGCAGTACTCGACCTCCTTTGGCGCGGCAACGCGCCTGCTTCCCGTTGCCGTTCGGCGGCATATCTCCAACATCTACGCGCTCGTGCGGGTGGCCGACGAGGTCGTTGATGGTGCATCTGCCGATGCCGGGCTCACGCCTGCGCTGGCTGGTCGTGCGCTCGACGATCTTGAGGCTCAGACCGAGGAGGCCATCGGTTCGGGTTACAGCACAAATCCGATCGTGCATGCATTCGCTACGACTGCCAGGGAGGTGGGCTTCGGCGCCGACCTCACCCGCCCGTTCTTCGCGTCCATGAGGGCGGATCTCACGGAGGTCGTGCACGATCCGGATAGCTTCTCGGCCTATGTCTATGGCTCGGCAGAGGTAATCGGTCTTATGTGCCTCGAAGCATTCCTCGTGGGTCACGACCGCAGTGAGCAACAGCTCGTCGAGCTCACCGCTGGCGCGCGGGCGCTCGGGGCGGCGTTTCAGAAGATCAACTTCTTGCGCGATCTGGGTGATGACTACGAGGCCCTCGGTCGCAGCTACTTTCCCGCCGTCAGCGTTGAGGGTTTCACCGAGGCAGACAAAAGCGCCATTCTCGACGATATCGACTCCGACCTCAGGGTTTCGCTGGCCTCCCTGCCGCTTCTACCTTCGCAAAGCCGCCGCGCGGTGTGTCTCGCACAATCGCTGTTCACCGAGCTCGCCAGGCGCCTGCGGTCCACCCCCGCATCCGAGATCGTTCAGGTGCGGGTGAGCGTGCCGACCGCGGTCAAGGCGCGGCTGGTGGCGCAGGCGATGGCGGGCAGGATGCCCCGCGCATGA
- a CDS encoding polyprenyl synthetase family protein, which translates to MTDSLPQSGDEIRWDRYDDVVRALDEFFDESGARATAHGSQYVDLWRALRRSTVGGKLFRPRMVAAVFDGLGGVQSRAVAPVGAAFELLHTALIVHDDVIDRDFVRRGRPNISGIYRDRARSAGVDRDEAEHRGLSAAVVAGDLALFYSYRFIDRSGIDGAMRAHLLDLMDEALFASAAGELLDLDYSGAIAIPTVESILAMGRLKTAVYSFEVPLKAGAVLAEAPDAVVASMGDFGREVGTAYQIVDDILGVFGDTEVTGKSATSDLREGKRTVLVAHAAATEVWSLIAPTFGSPQLSDDEAATLRVRLEESGARSYAERLLADHIARARAVLGRDHIPEPLRRTLEPLIDQVIRRGR; encoded by the coding sequence ATGACTGACAGTCTGCCTCAGTCCGGTGATGAGATTCGCTGGGATCGTTATGACGACGTCGTGAGGGCGCTCGACGAGTTCTTCGATGAGTCGGGGGCGCGGGCTACCGCGCACGGTTCCCAGTACGTAGATCTGTGGCGGGCGCTCCGTCGCAGCACCGTCGGCGGAAAGCTCTTCAGGCCCCGCATGGTTGCGGCAGTTTTCGACGGTCTGGGCGGCGTGCAATCGCGGGCGGTTGCGCCCGTGGGGGCGGCGTTCGAGCTGCTGCACACCGCACTCATCGTGCACGACGACGTGATCGACCGCGATTTTGTTCGCCGTGGTCGCCCCAACATCTCTGGCATTTACCGCGATCGCGCCCGCTCGGCGGGCGTCGACCGGGACGAGGCTGAGCATCGCGGTTTGAGCGCGGCCGTCGTCGCGGGTGACCTTGCCCTCTTTTACTCCTACCGATTCATCGACCGCAGCGGAATCGACGGCGCGATGCGGGCTCACCTGCTCGATCTCATGGATGAGGCGTTGTTTGCCAGCGCCGCCGGCGAGCTTCTCGACCTCGACTATTCAGGAGCCATCGCAATCCCCACGGTCGAGAGCATCCTCGCGATGGGACGCCTGAAAACCGCGGTCTACTCGTTCGAGGTTCCCCTCAAGGCCGGTGCCGTGCTGGCCGAAGCGCCGGATGCCGTGGTCGCCTCGATGGGCGACTTTGGCCGCGAGGTGGGCACCGCCTACCAAATCGTCGACGACATCCTCGGGGTCTTTGGCGACACAGAAGTGACGGGCAAGTCGGCGACGAGCGACCTGCGCGAGGGCAAGAGAACCGTGCTGGTGGCTCACGCCGCGGCAACAGAGGTGTGGTCGCTGATCGCGCCCACCTTTGGGTCGCCCCAGCTATCTGATGATGAGGCCGCAACGCTGCGGGTTCGGCTAGAAGAGAGCGGCGCGCGGTCGTACGCGGAGCGCCTGCTCGCGGACCACATCGCCAGGGCTCGCGCCGTGCTCGGCCGCGACCACATCCCGGAGCCGCTGCGGCGCACGCTCGAGCCGCTCATCGATCAGGTCATCAGGCGGGGGCGGTAG
- the idi gene encoding isopentenyl-diphosphate Delta-isomerase, giving the protein MDATELVVLLADDGSRIGTSLKATVHTEDTPLHRAFSCHLFNESGDVLVTRRALGKATWPGVWTNSFCGHPAPDEADAAAIERRAMRELGTTVGGIEPVLPDFRYRAVDASGIVENEVCPVYRATVTSELAPSPDEIAEYRWVRPGALAEAVRAAPFAFSPWLVMQLEQWDSPL; this is encoded by the coding sequence ATGGACGCTACCGAACTCGTCGTGCTGCTAGCAGACGATGGCTCACGCATCGGGACCTCCCTCAAAGCCACGGTGCACACGGAGGACACCCCGTTGCACCGCGCATTCTCGTGTCATCTCTTCAACGAATCCGGCGACGTGCTCGTCACTCGACGCGCTCTGGGCAAGGCAACCTGGCCCGGCGTTTGGACCAATAGTTTTTGTGGGCATCCCGCCCCGGACGAAGCGGATGCAGCGGCCATCGAGCGGCGGGCGATGCGGGAACTCGGCACCACGGTGGGAGGCATCGAGCCTGTCCTGCCCGATTTTAGATACCGCGCCGTCGACGCATCCGGAATCGTCGAGAACGAGGTGTGCCCTGTCTACCGCGCCACCGTGACGAGCGAGCTCGCACCGTCGCCCGATGAGATCGCTGAGTACCGCTGGGTGCGCCCGGGCGCTCTGGCGGAGGCGGTAAGAGCGGCCCCGTTCGCGTTCAGCCCGTGGCTGGTCATGCAGCTCGAGCAGTGGGATTCGCCTCTCTGA
- a CDS encoding MarR family winged helix-turn-helix transcriptional regulator, translating to MYKSEGPRFGPVHESTMLLRQLIQLSDDFERHMGKELTVNPTDLQAMQHLIMRGPMSPTDIAKALGMSTAAATVVVDRLTKVGHVTREKHPTDRRGIVVVPAPESVARAIRGLLPMITGIDEVIHEFEPQEQAVITEYLRRVVKVYRESIPSAEDEAAHAEVRT from the coding sequence ATGTACAAGTCAGAGGGGCCCCGCTTTGGACCCGTTCACGAGAGCACCATGCTTCTGCGACAGCTCATCCAGCTCAGTGACGATTTTGAGCGGCACATGGGCAAGGAGCTCACGGTCAACCCCACTGACCTTCAGGCCATGCAGCACCTCATCATGCGAGGCCCCATGAGCCCCACCGACATCGCCAAGGCTCTCGGCATGAGCACTGCGGCGGCCACGGTCGTGGTCGACCGTCTCACCAAGGTCGGCCATGTCACGCGAGAGAAGCACCCCACCGATCGGAGGGGGATTGTCGTCGTGCCCGCACCGGAATCTGTGGCGCGCGCCATCCGAGGCCTGCTGCCCATGATCACGGGCATCGACGAGGTCATCCACGAATTCGAACCGCAAGAGCAGGCCGTCATCACCGAATACCTGCGCAGGGTCGTCAAGGTTTACCGCGAGAGCATTCCCTCAGCGGAGGACGAGGCAGCGCACGCGGAGGTGCGAACGTGA
- a CDS encoding MMPL family transporter gives MKPVRHFITAARTSWIVLVIAALASGALLFFGGQGGDGAPATGLPDSAESAKVAALKDTLPDADTTSALIVFSRDGDEITAEDEAAIAERSAALIDIADTEFLPPATVSDDGTAAILPVPLTVIDDVTERADRAAEIREIANEDLPSGLTALMTGGEGFAVDIAAVFKGANFTLLGTTVIVVALLLIVTYRSPWLWLIPLAVVGIADAVAGVVAKRIAEAADVGLDASITGILSVLVFGAGTNYALLLIARYRDELRLHEDRREAMNAALKGAGPAIIASGSTVVLSLLTLLFAELSGNRALGLACAAGIVVAMLFALVVLPAALVLFGRKLFWPYVPEFGSEDRLAHGFWHKLGTAVSRKPVIVAVIGIAILGGLAAAVPQVQVGLAQTEKFTSEPEAVTGQNIIAESFPAGSGSPTIVIANTDKAEEVAAAATDVDGVSSARITQSNDDITEISVSLDAAAETDAAFATVNDLRDELHTIDGADALVGGTDAESFDAAEAQARDQALIIPLILIVVFIVLVLLLRSLLAPVLLLLTVVGSFFASVGASWLLFQSVFDFPALDNSVLLFSFLFLVALGVDYNIFLVTRAKEEAEKLGTRRGMIRALSATGGVITSAGILLAAVFAVLGVLPLITLTQIGIIVCVGVLIDTLLVRTVIVPALAFITGDWFWWPRRGRAHLHNAEQPVEDEVAERVNA, from the coding sequence ATGAAGCCGGTACGGCACTTCATTACCGCAGCACGAACATCCTGGATCGTGCTCGTTATCGCCGCGCTCGCCAGCGGCGCACTCCTCTTCTTCGGCGGCCAGGGGGGCGACGGCGCGCCAGCGACCGGCCTACCCGACAGTGCCGAATCGGCCAAGGTCGCCGCACTCAAAGACACGCTGCCCGACGCAGACACCACCTCGGCTCTGATCGTCTTTAGCCGCGACGGTGACGAGATCACTGCAGAGGACGAGGCGGCAATTGCCGAGCGCAGCGCCGCCCTGATCGACATCGCCGACACCGAGTTTCTGCCGCCGGCCACCGTCTCAGACGATGGCACCGCCGCAATTCTCCCCGTGCCCCTCACCGTGATCGACGATGTCACCGAGCGCGCCGACCGAGCCGCCGAGATCCGCGAGATCGCCAACGAGGACCTGCCCTCGGGTCTGACCGCCCTCATGACCGGTGGAGAAGGATTCGCGGTCGACATCGCCGCAGTGTTCAAGGGCGCCAACTTCACGCTGCTCGGAACCACCGTTATTGTCGTGGCGCTCCTGCTCATCGTCACCTACCGCAGCCCATGGCTGTGGCTCATTCCGCTCGCCGTCGTGGGCATCGCCGACGCCGTCGCCGGAGTCGTTGCCAAGCGCATCGCAGAGGCCGCCGACGTAGGCCTCGACGCCTCGATCACGGGCATCCTCTCGGTGCTCGTCTTTGGCGCGGGCACAAACTACGCCCTGCTGCTCATCGCCCGATATCGAGACGAACTGCGGCTGCACGAAGACCGCCGCGAGGCAATGAACGCTGCCCTCAAGGGCGCCGGCCCCGCGATCATCGCGAGTGGATCGACCGTTGTGCTCAGCCTTCTCACGCTTCTCTTCGCCGAACTCAGCGGAAACCGTGCGCTCGGCCTCGCCTGCGCCGCTGGCATCGTCGTTGCCATGCTCTTCGCGCTCGTAGTACTCCCCGCAGCTCTCGTGCTCTTTGGGCGCAAGCTCTTCTGGCCCTACGTGCCGGAGTTCGGCTCTGAAGACCGCCTTGCCCACGGTTTCTGGCACAAGCTCGGCACCGCAGTTTCGCGCAAGCCCGTCATCGTGGCCGTCATCGGCATCGCGATCCTCGGAGGGCTCGCGGCAGCCGTGCCGCAGGTCCAGGTCGGACTCGCCCAGACCGAGAAGTTCACGTCGGAGCCCGAAGCGGTCACCGGCCAGAACATCATTGCGGAGTCGTTCCCCGCCGGGAGCGGATCACCCACAATCGTGATCGCCAACACCGATAAAGCCGAAGAGGTCGCCGCGGCCGCCACCGACGTCGACGGAGTCTCAAGCGCCAGAATCACGCAGAGCAACGACGACATCACCGAGATTTCGGTGTCGCTTGACGCAGCAGCTGAGACGGATGCTGCATTCGCTACCGTGAACGATCTCCGCGACGAGCTGCACACAATCGACGGAGCCGACGCCCTCGTCGGGGGCACCGATGCCGAGAGTTTCGACGCCGCAGAAGCTCAGGCTCGCGACCAGGCACTCATCATCCCGCTCATCCTGATCGTTGTGTTCATCGTGCTTGTGCTGCTCCTGCGCTCGCTGCTCGCCCCCGTGCTGCTCTTGCTCACGGTCGTCGGGTCGTTCTTCGCCAGCGTTGGCGCATCGTGGCTGCTCTTTCAGAGCGTCTTCGACTTCCCGGCCCTCGACAACTCCGTGCTGCTGTTCAGCTTCTTGTTCCTGGTAGCGCTGGGCGTCGACTACAACATCTTCTTGGTCACGCGAGCCAAAGAAGAGGCAGAGAAGCTCGGCACCCGCCGGGGCATGATCCGGGCGCTCTCCGCAACCGGTGGAGTGATCACCAGCGCCGGCATCCTGCTCGCCGCGGTGTTCGCCGTGCTCGGAGTGCTGCCGCTCATCACCCTCACGCAGATCGGCATCATCGTCTGCGTCGGTGTTCTCATCGACACACTGCTGGTTCGCACGGTCATCGTGCCCGCGCTCGCGTTCATCACGGGCGACTGGTTCTGGTGGCCGCGCCGAGGCCGCGCTCACCTGCACAACGCAGAGCAGCCCGTCGAGGACGAGGTCGCCGAGCGAGTCAACGCGTAG
- a CDS encoding YciI family protein, giving the protein MSKYMLIMRNSGAAEKLEDMDVEATLNAMGAYNEAMITAGVLAGGEGLTDASQGAVIEFTSEAPILSDGPYGKSHELFNGFWIIDVPTREEAIAWATRAPLGPGNKIELRRITDDSDFAEFADNEYIKKEKSWRASK; this is encoded by the coding sequence ATGTCCAAATACATGCTCATCATGCGCAATAGCGGCGCCGCCGAGAAGCTCGAAGACATGGATGTCGAGGCGACACTCAACGCGATGGGCGCCTACAACGAAGCGATGATCACGGCAGGAGTGCTCGCGGGAGGCGAAGGCCTCACGGATGCTTCGCAGGGCGCGGTCATCGAGTTCACGTCTGAAGCGCCCATCCTTTCGGACGGCCCCTATGGCAAATCACACGAACTGTTCAACGGCTTCTGGATTATCGACGTGCCGACCCGCGAGGAGGCAATCGCGTGGGCGACTCGTGCGCCCCTCGGCCCCGGCAACAAGATCGAGCTCAGGCGCATCACCGATGATTCGGACTTTGCCGAGTTCGCCGACAACGAGTACATCAAGAAGGAGAAGAGCTGGCGCGCGAGCAAGTAG